A DNA window from Vigna unguiculata cultivar IT97K-499-35 chromosome 10, ASM411807v1, whole genome shotgun sequence contains the following coding sequences:
- the LOC114166080 gene encoding uncharacterized protein LOC114166080: MKTEQHYASRKLSPSLQPKIIKTAKPAAYFILLLLTYSLGYLSHHPASTSLPLAPSSPPPQLPEPDIRFAINTTELNPFRITTRCADPIPPETIRRTLVDRLFNGTSPFDNFPPPHAAEKLRRTKRVKGWGSTGAVFENLIRRVRPRTVVEVGTFLGASAIHMAELTRQLGLQTQILCVDDFRGWAGFRERFMNIPMENGDVWLFYQFLQNVVTFNQTGSVLPVPFSSGSTLMLFCEWGVYADLVEIDAGHDFLSAWADINRGFRILRPGGVIFGHDYFTAADNRGVRRAVDLFAKVHNLKVNIDGQHWVIYSS, translated from the coding sequence ATGAAAACTGAGCAACACTATGCCAGTAGAAAACTTTCACCTTCGTTACAACCTAAGATCATCAAAACGGCAAAACCCGCAGCgtattttattcttcttctgCTAACCTACTCCTTGGGTTACTTATCCCACCACCCTGCTTCCACTTCATTACCACTCGCACcgtcatcaccaccaccacaattACCAGAACCTGATATTCGTTTCGCAATCAACACCACCGAGTTGAACCCGTTCCGAATCACCACTCGCTGCGCCGATCCAATTCCGCCGGAGACAATCCGACGGACTCTCGTGGACCGCCTCTTCAACGGCACCTCGCCGTTTGACAATTTCCCGCCGCCGCACGCGGCGGAGAAGCTGCGGCGGACGAAGAGGGTGAAGGGTTGGGGCTCCACCGGTGCTGTGTTCGAGAACCTCATCCGCCGCGTGCGGCCGCGGACCGTCGTTGAAGTTGGTACGTTCCTCGGCGCGTCGGCGATTCACATGGCTGAGTTGACTCGCCAACTCGGTCTGCAAACTCAGATCCTCTGCGTGGACGACTTTCGCGGCTGGGCCGGGTTCAGAGAGCGGTTCATGAACATACCCATGGAAAACGGTGACGTTTGGCTCTTTTACCAGTTCCTTCAGAACGTGGTCACTTTTAACCAAACCGGGTCAGTTTTACCTGTTCCGTTTTCAAGCGGGTCGACCCTGATGTTGTTTTGCGAGTGGGGCGTGTACGCGGATTTAGTTGAGATCGATGCGGGTCACGATTTTTTGTCTGCTTGGGCTGATATCAACCGGGGCTTTCGGATCCTCCGACCCGGGGGGGTTATTTTCGGGCACGATTATTTCACTGCAGCAGATAATAGAGGGGTTCGGAGAGCCGTTGATCTGTTTGCTAAAGTTCACAATCTGAAGGTAAATATTGATGGTCAACATTGGGTCATTTATTCTTCCTAA